One region of Dokdonia sp. 4H-3-7-5 genomic DNA includes:
- a CDS encoding aspartate aminotransferase family protein, whose amino-acid sequence MKLFNVYPLYDVTPVKAEGCYVYDQSGQEYLDLYGGHAVISIGHGHPHYIEKLKTQMDAIGFYSNAVQNPLQVEVAQKLGALSGCEDYDLFFCNSGAEANENGLKLASFDTGKSRVVAFKNSFHGRTSAAVAATDNPSIVAPINAQHQVSILDLGNTEQLEETLQPGDCCAVILEFIQGVGGLDQSTEVFYQDVAALCKKYDVKLIADEVQSGFGRSSDFFAFQKYNITPDIITIAKGMGNGFPVGGVLVHHSIEARYGMLGTTFGGNHLACAATLAVLEVIEKEHLMAHAKEMEIYFREKALAFGNRVTVKGRGLMLGLDLGYDVGALRKKLIYEHHIFTGGAKNKHVLRILPPLTIQKPQIDLLFEALHKEL is encoded by the coding sequence ATGAAATTATTTAATGTATATCCACTTTATGATGTTACTCCTGTTAAGGCAGAGGGATGTTATGTGTATGATCAAAGTGGTCAGGAGTATCTTGATTTATATGGTGGTCACGCGGTGATCTCTATAGGTCACGGACACCCACATTATATAGAGAAATTAAAAACACAGATGGACGCTATAGGGTTTTATTCTAATGCAGTTCAGAATCCGCTGCAGGTGGAGGTTGCTCAGAAGTTAGGAGCGCTTTCTGGTTGTGAAGATTATGATTTGTTTTTCTGTAACTCAGGAGCAGAGGCAAATGAGAACGGATTAAAACTAGCGTCATTTGACACAGGTAAAAGTCGCGTGGTAGCGTTTAAAAATAGCTTTCACGGGAGAACATCTGCCGCCGTTGCAGCTACTGATAATCCTAGCATCGTTGCGCCTATAAATGCACAACACCAAGTGTCAATACTCGATCTAGGTAATACGGAGCAACTAGAGGAAACTTTGCAACCAGGAGATTGCTGTGCGGTGATTTTGGAATTTATACAAGGTGTAGGAGGTTTAGATCAATCTACAGAGGTGTTTTATCAAGATGTTGCCGCGCTTTGTAAAAAATATGATGTAAAACTCATTGCAGACGAGGTGCAGTCTGGTTTTGGTAGATCTAGCGATTTCTTTGCTTTTCAGAAATATAATATCACACCAGATATTATCACCATCGCAAAAGGAATGGGTAACGGTTTCCCCGTGGGCGGTGTGCTCGTGCATCACTCTATTGAGGCGAGATATGGGATGCTGGGAACAACCTTTGGCGGTAATCATCTTGCTTGCGCTGCTACACTTGCGGTACTTGAGGTAATTGAGAAGGAGCATTTGATGGCACACGCAAAGGAAATGGAAATCTACTTTAGGGAGAAAGCACTTGCCTTTGGTAATCGGGTGACTGTAAAAGGTCGCGGATTAATGTTAGGGCTAGACTTAGGCTACGATGTAGGAGCATTGCGAAAAAAACTAATTTACGAGCATCACATTTTTACGGGTGGAGCAAAAAACAAACACGTGCTCAGAATACTTCCACCACTTACGATTCAAAAACCACAGATAGATTTACTATTTGAAGCATTACACAAAGAGTTATGA
- a CDS encoding N-acetylornithine carbamoyltransferase produces the protein MKNYISINDIPNLEMAIKEALYMKEYPYAFAKAGKQKTLGLLFFNSSLRTRLSTEKAAKNLGMETMTLNVNSDSWQLEFEDGTVMDGTKAEHIKEAAQVLSQYCDVLAVRAFPGLVDKSQDELEVVLSAFMQYGSVPVVNLESSTAHPLQGFTDAITIYELTESLRAENKKPNVVLTWAPHPKALPHAVANSFVQTMQKANVNFTITNPEGYDLNPEIRGEVPVIHNQKEAFANADIIYVKNWSSYEDYGKVQSQDSNWIINAEKLKGTNQAKVMHCLPVRRNVVIADDVLDTASSAVIQQAGNRTWAAQWVLKNILDNDK, from the coding sequence ATGAAGAACTACATATCTATAAATGATATTCCTAATTTAGAAATGGCGATTAAAGAAGCGCTGTATATGAAGGAATATCCGTACGCTTTCGCGAAAGCGGGAAAACAAAAAACCTTAGGTCTTCTATTTTTTAACTCAAGCTTACGTACAAGATTAAGCACAGAAAAGGCTGCCAAAAACCTTGGAATGGAGACGATGACACTCAATGTAAACAGTGATAGCTGGCAACTAGAGTTTGAAGATGGTACTGTGATGGATGGCACAAAAGCAGAGCACATTAAAGAGGCTGCGCAGGTGTTATCGCAATATTGTGATGTACTTGCCGTGAGAGCTTTTCCAGGGCTGGTAGATAAAAGTCAAGATGAGCTAGAGGTTGTACTTTCTGCATTTATGCAATATGGGAGTGTGCCGGTTGTAAATCTAGAAAGCAGTACGGCGCACCCGCTACAAGGCTTTACAGATGCAATCACGATTTACGAACTCACCGAAAGTCTACGTGCAGAAAATAAAAAGCCTAATGTTGTGTTGACCTGGGCGCCACATCCTAAAGCCTTGCCGCACGCAGTTGCAAACTCATTTGTCCAGACTATGCAAAAGGCAAATGTAAATTTCACAATTACTAATCCAGAGGGGTATGATCTCAATCCAGAAATACGTGGAGAAGTACCTGTGATTCATAATCAGAAAGAAGCCTTTGCAAATGCTGATATCATTTATGTAAAAAATTGGAGCAGCTATGAAGATTATGGTAAGGTGCAATCGCAAGACAGTAACTGGATAATTAATGCCGAAAAACTTAAGGGAACCAATCAAGCCAAAGTAATGCATTGCCTACCTGTGCGTCGTAACGTTGTCATTGCAGATGATGTGCTAGACACTGCATCAAGCGCAGTAATCCAGCAAGCTGGTAATAGAACGTGGGCTGCACAATGGGTACTTAAAAACATACTCGACAATGATAAATAA
- the argH gene encoding argininosuccinate lyase, with amino-acid sequence MKLWEKGIPTDQKIEAFTIGNDREIDIHIAKYDLLASKAHATMLASVGLLTKEESEQLNKQLDLMLKQEQEGTFVIEADFEDVHSKIESDLVKALGDTGKKIHTARSRNDQVLVALNLYFKAELSQIIEGVEKLFDTLLKLAEAHKNTLLSGYTHLQVAMPSSFGLWFSAYAELLIDDLYLLKAAQKVVDQNPLGSAAGYGSSFPIDREMTTAQLGFADLKYNVIAAQLSRGKSERTVTQAVANIANTLSRFAMDICLYCSQNFGFIKFPDALTTGSSIMPHKKNPDVFELLRGKCNQLQAIPQEMILITNNLPSGYHRDYQLLKENAIKSVEDLKVVLDIFKFSIAQVQVQDVNLDDEKYQHLFTVDAINDLVTAGVPFREAYKQIGEQVENGSFKAGNTKEHSHLGSIHNLGLDKIQAKFNKAIS; translated from the coding sequence ATGAAACTTTGGGAAAAAGGAATACCAACAGATCAGAAAATAGAAGCATTTACGATAGGCAATGATCGTGAGATAGATATTCATATTGCTAAGTATGATTTGCTAGCCAGCAAGGCACACGCGACGATGCTTGCATCTGTTGGCTTACTTACAAAAGAAGAAAGCGAGCAGCTTAATAAGCAATTAGACCTTATGCTCAAGCAAGAGCAGGAAGGAACATTTGTTATAGAAGCAGATTTTGAAGATGTACATTCTAAGATAGAAAGTGATCTTGTAAAAGCACTGGGAGATACCGGTAAAAAAATACACACAGCGAGATCTCGTAATGATCAAGTTCTTGTGGCGTTAAACCTTTATTTTAAAGCAGAATTATCTCAAATAATTGAAGGCGTAGAGAAGTTGTTTGACACGCTTCTCAAACTTGCAGAGGCGCATAAGAACACCCTACTATCTGGATATACACACCTTCAAGTGGCAATGCCCTCATCATTTGGGCTTTGGTTCTCTGCCTATGCAGAGTTACTTATAGATGACCTTTACTTACTCAAAGCAGCACAAAAGGTGGTAGATCAAAATCCGCTGGGGAGCGCAGCTGGATATGGGTCTAGTTTTCCTATCGATAGAGAGATGACTACCGCGCAACTTGGATTTGCCGATTTGAAATACAATGTAATTGCGGCTCAACTCTCAAGAGGGAAATCTGAGCGTACGGTAACACAAGCTGTAGCCAATATTGCCAATACCTTGAGTCGTTTTGCAATGGATATATGTTTGTACTGCTCTCAAAATTTTGGATTCATTAAGTTTCCAGATGCACTTACTACGGGCAGTAGTATAATGCCGCACAAAAAGAATCCAGATGTATTTGAATTGCTCCGTGGTAAGTGCAATCAGTTACAAGCCATCCCACAAGAAATGATTTTGATAACAAATAATTTACCAAGTGGTTACCATAGAGACTACCAGTTACTTAAAGAAAATGCTATTAAGTCTGTTGAGGATCTTAAGGTAGTGCTAGATATTTTTAAGTTCTCTATTGCTCAGGTGCAAGTGCAGGATGTAAATCTGGATGATGAGAAATATCAACACCTCTTTACGGTAGATGCTATTAACGATCTTGTGACTGCTGGAGTACCTTTTAGAGAAGCATATAAGCAAATAGGAGAGCAGGTAGAAAATGGTTCTTTTAAAGCAGGAAATACAAAGGAGCACTCACACTTAGGAAGTATACATAACCTAGGCCTAGATAAGATACAAGCCAAATTTAATAAGGCGATATCCTAA
- a CDS encoding M20 family metallo-hydrolase: MSLKTQIDNAVALLQSLIETQSFSSEEDGTALLIVNWLEEKGITLSRKRNNIYAFNKHYDASKPLLLLNSHHDTVKPNKGYTRDPYNAEIKDGKLYGLGSNDAGASLVGLLTAFVHFYEREGMSHNIVIVASAEEESSGPNGLNSMLAHLPEIDVAIVGEPTLMNLAIAEKGLVVFDAVVKGTAGHAAHIKENMAIYNVIETLQWFENITFDKVSETLGATKVTVTQINAGSQHNVVPSQVELVIDVRVNEHYSNQEIADYMVANMPCDIIQPRSLRLNSSRIPKEHKLVQAGIALGRETYGSPTLSDQACLSCPSLKLGIGDSTRSHMADEFVYVNEIEEGIPLYIDILENFLTA, translated from the coding sequence ATGTCTTTAAAAACTCAAATAGATAACGCCGTAGCACTACTACAATCACTCATTGAGACACAAAGTTTTTCTAGTGAAGAAGATGGCACAGCTTTACTTATAGTAAACTGGCTAGAGGAGAAGGGGATTACGCTTTCGCGAAAGCGTAACAACATCTACGCATTTAATAAACATTATGACGCATCAAAACCGTTATTGCTTCTCAACTCCCACCACGATACGGTTAAGCCAAATAAAGGATATACAAGAGATCCTTATAATGCCGAAATCAAGGACGGAAAATTGTACGGTCTAGGAAGTAACGATGCAGGTGCAAGTCTTGTAGGATTGCTTACTGCGTTTGTACATTTTTATGAGCGTGAGGGTATGTCTCATAATATTGTAATTGTAGCTTCTGCTGAAGAAGAGTCAAGTGGTCCAAATGGTCTTAATAGTATGCTTGCGCATCTACCAGAAATAGATGTTGCCATAGTAGGCGAGCCTACACTTATGAACCTAGCCATTGCCGAAAAAGGTCTGGTGGTTTTTGACGCCGTAGTAAAAGGAACGGCAGGTCACGCAGCTCACATAAAGGAGAATATGGCTATTTATAATGTAATAGAAACCTTGCAGTGGTTTGAGAATATAACTTTTGATAAAGTGTCTGAGACGCTGGGTGCCACTAAGGTTACAGTAACACAAATTAATGCGGGTAGTCAACATAATGTAGTGCCTAGTCAGGTAGAACTCGTCATAGATGTAAGAGTAAACGAGCATTACAGCAATCAAGAAATCGCCGATTATATGGTGGCAAATATGCCGTGTGACATAATACAGCCAAGGTCATTACGATTAAATAGTTCGCGTATTCCAAAAGAGCACAAATTAGTACAAGCAGGAATAGCCCTAGGCAGAGAAACCTACGGTTCGCCTACCTTATCTGATCAAGCCTGTTTGAGTTGTCCATCTTTAAAACTAGGTATAGGGGACAGCACTCGCTCTCATATGGCAGATGAGTTTGTTTACGTAAACGAGATAGAGGAAGGTATTCCATTATATATTGATATTCTAGAAAATTTTTTAACCGCATAA
- a CDS encoding DUF2188 domain-containing protein has protein sequence MSSIKTFLRSLLEIVENVYENSRKASRKRTWHQHVVPYEGDWAVRREGNKRITSKHQKQSTAIRKAKRIARKRKADVIIHRAGGGIRERINYD, from the coding sequence ATGAGTAGCATTAAAACCTTTTTGCGTTCACTACTAGAAATAGTAGAAAACGTATATGAAAACTCTCGCAAGGCAAGTAGAAAACGCACTTGGCATCAGCACGTGGTCCCCTATGAAGGGGACTGGGCTGTAAGGCGCGAGGGTAACAAGCGTATCACTTCAAAGCATCAAAAGCAGAGTACTGCCATACGTAAAGCAAAGCGTATTGCTCGTAAACGCAAGGCAGATGTGATTATACACCGTGCAGGTGGTGGCATACGCGAGCGTATAAACTACGATTAA
- the argB gene encoding acetylglutamate kinase, whose amino-acid sequence MINKQQLTVVKIGGDIVDYNELLTSFYTHFKAISGPAIIIHGGGNKASTLQEQLGYVPVKVDGRRVTDEATLEVVTMVYAGLLNKKLVAGLQAKGKNTIGLSGADGDAVRAHKREVKTVDYGFVGDIDRVNVSFINDLLSDGKVPVFSAITHDGNGQLLNTNADTLAAKIAVAMSSLYNVQLFYCFTKPGVLGDVNNDESIVTRIDKGLYKEMKTAGQIFEGMIPKLDTAFEALDQGVMRVHLGEVDVLSDNTIKHTTLCL is encoded by the coding sequence ATGATAAATAAACAGCAACTTACCGTAGTAAAAATAGGTGGAGACATTGTAGATTATAATGAGCTGCTCACCTCATTTTACACGCATTTTAAGGCAATTTCTGGTCCAGCTATAATCATACACGGTGGAGGAAATAAAGCATCTACTTTACAAGAGCAGCTGGGTTATGTTCCGGTAAAAGTAGACGGGAGAAGGGTGACAGATGAGGCTACGCTAGAGGTTGTGACAATGGTGTATGCCGGACTTCTCAATAAGAAACTTGTCGCTGGCCTGCAGGCAAAAGGTAAAAATACCATAGGACTTTCTGGCGCTGATGGTGATGCTGTGAGAGCTCATAAACGCGAAGTGAAAACTGTAGATTATGGCTTTGTGGGAGATATAGATAGAGTGAATGTGAGTTTTATAAATGACCTCCTTTCTGATGGAAAAGTACCCGTATTTTCTGCAATTACGCACGATGGTAATGGGCAATTACTCAACACCAATGCAGATACACTTGCTGCCAAAATTGCGGTAGCAATGAGCTCTCTCTACAACGTTCAATTATTTTATTGTTTTACAAAACCAGGTGTTCTTGGAGATGTAAATAATGATGAATCGATAGTAACGCGCATAGATAAAGGCCTTTATAAAGAGATGAAAACAGCAGGACAAATATTTGAAGGGATGATTCCTAAACTAGACACTGCTTTTGAGGCGCTAGATCAGGGCGTTATGAGAGTGCATCTGGGCGAAGTTGACGTACTGAGCGATAACACTATAAAACACACGACACTATGTCTTTAA